Proteins encoded together in one Ictidomys tridecemlineatus isolate mIctTri1 chromosome 3, mIctTri1.hap1, whole genome shotgun sequence window:
- the Bhlha9 gene encoding class A basic helix-loop-helix protein 9 — translation MLRGSSGLGLRGLKGAEGSAEDLGGSCPEPGRNFGVLRENGAPRSQGEAGEAAGGRQARPVRSKARRMAANVRERKRILDYNEAFNALRRALRHDLGGKRLSKIATLRRAIHRITALSLVLRASPPPRWPCGHLECHSQAARAGGTGDARSSLARPAPQPAGPNLGRRDATGPFLQPAPRCASCSPPTYMGRPRAVAEAPVWGQAYGGNWRRCPGSPPAGPLPWCRGYLRTGTGLGYQHS, via the coding sequence ATGCTCCGAGGCTCGTCCGGGCTAGGCCTCAGGGGCCTGAAAGGAGCCGAGGGCTCTGCAGAAGACTTGGGAGGCTCTTGCCCTGAGCCTGGGAGGAACTTCGGGGTGCTGAGGGAAAACGGCGCCCCTCGAAGCCAGGGAGAGGCCGGGGAGGCTGCGGGCGGAAGGCAGGCCAGGCCGGTGCGGTCCAAGGCGCGGCGCATGGCCGCCAACGTGCGGGAGCGCAAGCGCATCCTGGACTACAACGAGGCCTTCAACGCGCTGCGGCGGGCGCTGCGGCACGACCTGGGCGGCAAGAGGCTCTCCAAGATCGCCACGCTGCGCAGGGCCATCCACCGCATCACTGCGCTCTCCCTCGTCTTGCGTGCCAGCCCCCCTCCCCGCTGGCCCTGCGGCCACTTGGAGTGTCACAGCCAGGCGGCGCGCGCGGGAGGCACTGGGGACGCCCGCTCCAGCCTCGCAAGGCCGGCGCCGCAACCCGCAGGGCCTAACCTCGGGCGCCGGGACGCCACCGGCCCCTTCCTGCAGCCGGCGCCGCGCTGCGCCTCGTGCTCGCCACCCACGTATATGGGACGGCCCAGGGCGGTGGCCGAAGCCCCTGTCTGGGGCCAAGCCTACGGAGGAAACTGGCGCCGATGTCCCGGGTCTCCCCCTGCTGGGCCCCTTCCCTGGTGCCGGGGCTACCTGCGAACAGGCACCGGGTTGGGCTACCAGCACTCCTGA